The genomic window TATGAACTCACTCTTATGAGTGTTAAATACCATTCATTCATCACATGTGCACACCTCAAGtcttatcaaaaacatatatatacttaggATTACATCACAAAAGCAGAAAACATAGGCTTAATATCCGCTTCATCACATCACAGTCTTTACATATACtgatatacacacatatacacGTCTTAGGAGCTCCTTTGTCCCAAGTCATATCTTTTTTCTCGTGTTGCTGATTCTAACCTGTTCCatcttctccaccaccaccacctcctcctccgttTGCACCCCAATTGTCAAAGTTTTGTCTTGGAATGTTATGGTGGTTGTCTACTCCTCTTGTTGATGGAATGGCGGATCTGTCCTTCTGAACATGGTGAAGCCTCTGATCTTTTGTGTATATCCCTCTCCCTCCTCCCTCCACAGTTAAAGAGCTCATAACCACCATTATTACCAGCACCACTACCACCACGACATGCCTTGTCTGAatttgcatttttgttttgtcttgtttCATGCAATAGCTTTCCTTTTTATAGAATTGAGAAGTAAGGTTTAGGTATGGGAAATCTTGCAACTGTTTTCTGTGTGTTCCACtaggaaaagacaaaacaaaagattgattGATTAGCCTTTAattgatgtgtttgtttgttattgttgtgacttgtgacgatgatacaaaaatcaaaagaaataataatcaCTCATCCAAATAGGAAAGTTCCACCGTTAAAGTGGTGAAGACGACATAAGAATCAATGAGAAGAATTGGTTAGTTGCCCGAATAGGAAATTTCCACCATTTCTAGTGGATCACCTTTCTTTTAATCATAgacttttatatttgtttgtgtaattAAAAGTCAATGGGATGGTAACAACTTACATAAAGTAAAATTTCAAGCaatttacataattttcaTTCAAtgatttcattcttctttctaatAGCATGCGTTGATAGCCGAACAAGTTGATGACAAGTGTCTTTTAATCTAACCCACAAAGCTACCATCTGAATTATCTATGGTTAAATGATCAGTTACAAATAATTCACTTCGCTAATTACATCAAAAGATTTGGTAGAGACAAATCATTCAGAGAAAGTAACCATCATGATCATGCATTGGGTCTTTGTTGGGCTGCTTAAAGCTCGTAATGAAGCTCTGTCAATTGCTCTTGGggcttaattttattttggaaacgGCTTAGTATTATAGTGAAGAAAATTTATATGGAATGTAATGTATTTTTCAACTCCTTAATATGAGGATAACCATGTGAGTTTCTTCGTCTATCTGAACACTTTTTAAGCATAGTTTGCAGAgtttttaatgtttatgtttatatttaaattgatACCCATTGATTAATTACAGGTCATCTATTTCTACTGCTGTGACACTCTTTTgacttcatcttcgtcttAGCACATTGCATCACATGCCTTGATGTCTAAACTATAAAATGACTTTGAATCATCATTACATTTGATATTTGCACTTAATGTCTTCCTCGAAGTTAATGGACTTTGGCCTAACATGgattataatgatgatgatattgttACAGGGATGTAGAAGCTGCATTGAAAGTGAAAGGCAGGGTTTGTTGGAGATCAAGGCTTATATTATCTCGGTTATTACTGATCCACATTTAGACATTCGTCGAGGATGGATGAGTAGTGATCGGTCTTGTTGCCATTGGAGAAGAATCAAGTGCGACATCACCAGCAAACGCGTGATCGGAATCTCCCTATCTTTAGAATCCATACGTCCCCCAGATCCTCTTCCCCAATTGAACCTAACTTTTTTCTATCCCTTTGAAGAGCTTCAGAGTCTCAACTTGTCGTCGGGGTACTTCAAAGGCTGGTTCGACGAAAGAAAAGGTTTGTACAttcgttttcgtttttgttcttgtattCAAGTCCCCTAACAATGTAAAATACTTTACTGCTTATATAGGTGGTAAGGGCCTGGGAAGTTTAAGAAATCTTGAGACTCTGGATCTCGGTGTCAACTTTTACGATACCAGTGTCTTGCCATACTTGAATGAGGCTGTGTCGCTCAAGACTTTGATTCTCCATGACAACTTATTTAAGGGTGGCTTTCCTGTTCAAGGTAGGTACTCCAGAACaaatcaaactatatatatgtcacTGACATTGAAAGTCTTTTTCACTTTGTTTCTGATATCTCTTACTTTGGCACAGAACTAATAAATCTGACAAGTTTGGAAGTACTAGATCTGAAATTCAACAAGTTCAGTGGCCAGTTACCAACACAAGGTATATTTAACTATGATCCTGCGTTAACACTGATAAAATCAATGCGACGTTGACGTTGTAACAtaatctataatttttttgttgcaatttGAGTGTCTCTACGTCAATCTTGATACACATAATAATCAAGTTGAGtgttcatttatttataagcCATGTTGCATCTTTTTCAATTGTGGCAGAGCTCACTAATCTGCGAAACCTCAGAGCCTTGGATCTAAGCAATAATAAATTCTCTGGTTCATTGCAAAAACAAGGCAAGTTATGACTAATAGTCCTTTTTTAGTAGAGGAACTCGTCTCAGCTTCGATTGTATATGCCTTGACGTTTCTCTGTGCATCCATCACTGCAGGAATTTGTAGATTAGAGCAGTTGCAAGAGCTTCGTCTTAGTCGAAACAGATTTGAGGGTGAAATCCCACTCTGTTTTTCGAGATTCTCCAAACTCCGAGTTCTTGATCTATCATCAAATCACCTAAGTGGGAAGATTCCATATTTCATCAGTGACTTCAAATCCATGGAATACTTATCACTTCTCGATAATGACTTTGAAGGCTTGTTCTCGTTGGGTTTGATCACTGAATTAACAGAGCTCAAGGTTTTTAAACTCTCTTCCAGGTCTGGTATGCTGCAAATAGTAGAGACTAACGTTTCCGGTGGTCTGCAATCGCAGCTAAGTAGTATTATGTTGTCACACTGCAACCTTGGAAAAATCCCTGGTTTTCTTTGGTATCAGCAGGAATTGCGGGTCATCGATCTCTCCAACAATATATTATCCGGAGTGTTCCCCACTTGGCTGCTGGAAAATAACACAGAGCTTCAGGCCCTGTTGTTACAGAACAACTCATTCAAAACACTTACACTTCCAAGAACCATGCGCAGGCTGCAGATTTTGGATCTTTCGGTGAATAATTTCAACAATCAACTCCCTAAGGATGTCGGTTTGATACTTGCGAGCTTGAGACATTTGAATCTCTCAAACAATGAGTTTCTAGGGAACATGCCCTCCTCTATGGCCAGGAtggaaaatattgaatttatGGACCTATCTTACAACAACTTCTCAGGGAAATTGCCAAGGAATCTTTTCACAGGTTGCTACTCATTGAGTTGGCTTAAGCTCTCGCACAACAGATTCAGTGGCCCGATTATTCGGAAATCGAGTGATGAGACCTCTTTGATTACGCTGATCATGGACAATAACATGTTTACAGGGAAGATCCCTCGTACTCTACTCAACTTAAGGATGTTGAGTGTGATCGACTTATCAAACAACTTACTCACTGGTACAATTCCAAGGTGGTTAGGCAATTTCTTTTTGGAAGTTCTGAGGATCTCCAACAACCGTCTACAAGGTGCCATACCACCGTCTTTGTTCAACATTCCTTACCTCTGGCTCTTGGACCTTTCTGGAAACTTCTTGTCGGGTAGCTTACCCCTGCGGTCCAGCTCAGATTACGGTTATATATTGGACTTGCACAACAACAATCTCACTGGATCTATTCCAGACACGTTGTGGTACGGGCTACGGTTGCTTGATCTGAGAAACAACAAACTGTCTGGAAACATTCCACTGTTCAGGAGCACCCCGAGCATCAGTGTTGTTCTGTTGAGAGAGAATAACTTGACAGGAAAGATTCCTGTTGAGCTGTGCGGTTTAAGCAACGTAAGGATGTTGGATTTTGCTCACAATCGATTGAATGAATCCATACCTTCGTGTGTCACCAATCTATCATTTGGCTCAGGAGGACATAGTAATGCTGATTCAGATTGGTATCCGGCGAGCTTGCTCTCAAACTTTATGGAGATATACACCGAAGTATATTACGAGTCTTTGATTGTGTCAGATCGGTTTTCTCTAGACTACTCGGTAGATTTTAATGTCCAAGTTGAATTTGCGGTGAAACAGAGATATGACTTGTACATGAGAGGAACTCTTAACCAGATGTTTGGCCTGGATCTGTCGAGCAACGAGTTAAGTGGTAATATCCCAGAAGAGCTAGGAGATCTTAAGAGAGTACGCTCGCTGAATCTCTCACGCAATTCATTATCGGGTTCTATACCTGGAAGCTTCTCCAACCTAAGAAGCATAGAGAGCTTGGATCTTTCTTTCAACAAGTTGCATGGAACCATTCCCTCACAACTCACATTGTTGCAATCTCTTGTCGTCTTTAACGTGTCATACAACAATCTCTCAGGTGTGATTCCGCAAGGAAAACAGTTCAACACCTTTGGTGAGAAGAGTTACTTAGGtaattttcttctctgtgGATCACCCACCAAAAGAAGCTGTGGTGGTACCACAATCAGCTCAGGAAAAGAATATGAAGATGACGATGAAAGTGGATTACTCGATATTGTGGTATTGTGGTGGAGCCTCGGGACGACCTACGTAACGGTTATGATGGggtttttggtgtttctctGCTTTGATTCTCCATGGCGCCGAGCATGGTTCTGCCTTGTTGATACTTTTATCGACCGCGTAAAAGATGTACTGGGAGTTATCTAGAGAGGGTTCGTGGACGTGGAGGatgaaacaataaaatgtAATAGTTGAATCTTGCAAATATTTTGATCATATTGTCAAATTTCTCCATCGTATAAAACTTTCGTGAAGATTAacatatcaaatattttgatcatAAGCTTTCAATATTAAGAGAAGCTGAAACCTTTagtaagaaaaatgattacaGGAATCTacaataataattgaaaacgaatatttatctttttgtttcgaATTAACGCAAATATTTGGTTTATGGACAAACGAATTATAAATTGAAACCGAGAGTAATAATATCTTGAATTCTCAAActcattattttaaaactataatgGTCCGACCAGCGAGTTCACCGTCTATACTTcctacatataaataaataattattagaaCCATGCATGAGAAAAAGAATGTGACTACTGCCTCCCAAAATGAAGCATGGGCGAGACTTAACTAGAGTTAGTTGGACTATGGAATGTTGTACAATTTTAAACTATATCTGTTTTATTTGATgtcttaaataaaaagatctGTTCTTTTTTAAAAGGGATATCGTAATTCGTAAactactattttttttgttttgtttgtaaaataacaaaaatatttttatcagGAAGGTTCTTAAACTTTTTGAGAAC from Arabidopsis thaliana chromosome 3, partial sequence includes these protein-coding regions:
- the RLP45 gene encoding receptor like protein 45 (receptor like protein 45 (RLP45); CONTAINS InterPro DOMAIN/s: Leucine-rich repeat, typical subtype (InterPro:IPR003591), Leucine-rich repeat (InterPro:IPR001611); BEST Arabidopsis thaliana protein match is: receptor like protein 15 (TAIR:AT1G74190.1); Has 114871 Blast hits to 27541 proteins in 1042 species: Archae - 49; Bacteria - 7290; Metazoa - 23394; Fungi - 1166; Plants - 74458; Viruses - 12; Other Eukaryotes - 8502 (source: NCBI BLink).), with the translated sequence MSSDRSCCHWRRIKCDITSKRVIGISLSLESIRPPDPLPQLNLTFFYPFEELQSLNLSSGYFKGWFDERKGGKGLGSLRNLETLDLGVNFYDTSVLPYLNEAVSLKTLILHDNLFKGGFPVQELINLTSLEVLDLKFNKFSGQLPTQELTNLRNLRALDLSNNKFSGSLQKQGICRLEQLQELRLSRNRFEGEIPLCFSRFSKLRVLDLSSNHLSGKIPYFISDFKSMEYLSLLDNDFEGLFSLGLITELTELKVFKLSSRSGMLQIVETNVSGGLQSQLSSIMLSHCNLGKIPGFLWYQQELRVIDLSNNILSGVFPTWLLENNTELQALLLQNNSFKTLTLPRTMRRLQILDLSVNNFNNQLPKDVGLILASLRHLNLSNNEFLGNMPSSMARMENIEFMDLSYNNFSGKLPRNLFTGCYSLSWLKLSHNRFSGPIIRKSSDETSLITLIMDNNMFTGKIPRTLLNLRMLSVIDLSNNLLTGTIPRWLGNFFLEVLRISNNRLQGAIPPSLFNIPYLWLLDLSGNFLSGSLPLRSSSDYGYILDLHNNNLTGSIPDTLWYGLRLLDLRNNKLSGNIPLFRSTPSISVVLLRENNLTGKIPVELCGLSNVRMLDFAHNRLNESIPSCVTNLSFGSGGHSNADSDWYPASLLSNFMEIYTEVYYESLIVSDRFSLDYSVDFNVQVEFAVKQRYDLYMRGTLNQMFGLDLSSNELSGNIPEELGDLKRVRSLNLSRNSLSGSIPGSFSNLRSIESLDLSFNKLHGTIPSQLTLLQSLVVFNVSYNNLSGVIPQGKQFNTFGEKSYLGNFLLCGSPTKRSCGGTTISSGKEYEDDDESGLLDIVVLWWSLGTTYVTVMMGFLVFLCFDSPWRRAWFCLVDTFIDRVKDVLGVI
- a CDS encoding uncharacterized protein (unknown protein; Has 9 Blast hits to 9 proteins in 4 species: Archae - 0; Bacteria - 0; Metazoa - 0; Fungi - 0; Plants - 9; Viruses - 0; Other Eukaryotes - 0 (source: NCBI BLink).) — protein: MVVMSSLTVEGGGRGIYTKDQRLHHVQKDRSAIPSTRGVDNHHNIPRQNFDNWGANGGGGGGGGEDGTADIKPMFSAFVMSLIVESMSSQPILPIRIASPPKEKTAEESSVVTS
- the RLP45 gene encoding receptor like protein 45 — protein: MGCRSCIESERQGLLEIKAYIISVITDPHLDIRRGWMSSDRSCCHWRRIKCDITSKRVIGISLSLESIRPPDPLPQLNLTFFYPFEELQSLNLSSGYFKGWFDERKGGKGLGSLRNLETLDLGVNFYDTSVLPYLNEAVSLKTLILHDNLFKGGFPVQELINLTSLEVLDLKFNKFSGQLPTQELTNLRNLRALDLSNNKFSGSLQKQGICRLEQLQELRLSRNRFEGEIPLCFSRFSKLRVLDLSSNHLSGKIPYFISDFKSMEYLSLLDNDFEGLFSLGLITELTELKVFKLSSRSGMLQIVETNVSGGLQSQLSSIMLSHCNLGKIPGFLWYQQELRVIDLSNNILSGVFPTWLLENNTELQALLLQNNSFKTLTLPRTMRRLQILDLSVNNFNNQLPKDVGLILASLRHLNLSNNEFLGNMPSSMARMENIEFMDLSYNNFSGKLPRNLFTGCYSLSWLKLSHNRFSGPIIRKSSDETSLITLIMDNNMFTGKIPRTLLNLRMLSVIDLSNNLLTGTIPRWLGNFFLEVLRISNNRLQGAIPPSLFNIPYLWLLDLSGNFLSGSLPLRSSSDYGYILDLHNNNLTGSIPDTLWYGLRLLDLRNNKLSGNIPLFRSTPSISVVLLRENNLTGKIPVELCGLSNVRMLDFAHNRLNESIPSCVTNLSFGSGGHSNADSDWYPASLLSNFMEIYTEVYYESLIVSDRFSLDYSVDFNVQVEFAVKQRYDLYMRGTLNQMFGLDLSSNELSGNIPEELGDLKRVRSLNLSRNSLSGSIPGSFSNLRSIESLDLSFNKLHGTIPSQLTLLQSLVVFNVSYNNLSGVIPQGKQFNTFGEKSYLGNFLLCGSPTKRSCGGTTISSGKEYEDDDESGLLDIVVLWWSLGTTYVTVMMGFLVFLCFDSPWRRAWFCLVDTFIDRVKDVLGVI